The Henckelia pumila isolate YLH828 unplaced genomic scaffold, ASM3356847v2 CTG_461:::fragment_3, whole genome shotgun sequence genome window below encodes:
- the LOC140871967 gene encoding protein FAR1-RELATED SEQUENCE 5-like — protein sequence MISTFVENHNHPLATPSKVHLLRSHRSVSVSKKALSQQFAEANISTCQQMRIFEIDHGGTENVGCTERDLRNYQRSLREEHMGMDAETFVDFLQSEKEKCSTFFFDYETDSDNRFSRCFWADSVSRRANIVFGDVVVFDTTYNTNKYGLIFAPFVGVNHHSQTILFGCGFLSDERTESFVWLLGKFLEAMPSGAPKLIITDQDPAMTKAIAQVFPQTVHRYCLWHILNKFPDKLSPVIFRDHYQSIRNVIVHSTTSDEFEESWKVVMESAGLVQDDWLILMFDLRHRWVPTYFLNVFSAGISSSQRSESSHAFFKRYISNKNALMDFIVRFNKALRNQRHNELVADHIDMNERPKVMSNWPMETQMVKVYTKTKWLEFQKEVGESHHYYVEQACTEIEFWVYHVMNFQASSSSKPRVLKHDVQRNDVYCSCMKFQFDGIPCRHMLAFFRVNQVFHLPDKYILKRWTQGAKVGALLSLSELNAIDDPERCLMSRHWNLSFRSSALVDAASMTEEGTKFLHEQFDHIDCKMKELNIFIPSRNASENRRSMDKAIAIIDPCVIRTKGCGKRLKSSKEKATSKGRQCRGCGRRGVSHDKRNCPNLLDKSSANNDNEDDSSDEEDF from the exons ATGATCAGTACTTTCGTAGAAAATCATAATCATCCACTTGCTACTCCTTCGAAGGTCCATTTGTTACGTTCACATCGCAGTGTTTCTGTATCAAAGAAAGCACTAAGTCAACAATTTGCAGAAGCCAATATCTCAACTTGTCAACAAATGCGAATATTTGAGATAGATCATGGAGGGACAGAGAACGTAGGTTGTACAGAAAGAGATTTGAGAAACTATCAGAGAAGTTTAAGGGAGGAGCACATGGGGATGGATGCTGAAACATTTGTTGATTTTTTGCAATCTGAGAAAGAAAAGTGTTCAacttttttctttgattatgagaCGGACTCAGACAACAGATTTAGCAGGTGTTTTTGGGCAGATTCCGTGTCAAGGAGGGCAAACATTGTCTTTGGCGATGTAGTGGTGTTTGATACAACATATAACACCAACAAATATGGGCTGATTTTTGCACCTTTTGTAGGTGTTAATCATCACAGTCAGACCATCCTCTTTGGCTGTGGATTTCTGAGTGACGAAAGAACAGAATCTTTTGTTTGGTTGCTAGGTAAGTTTCTAGAAGCAATGCCTAGTGGTGCACCAAAATTGATCATCACTGATCAGGATCCTGCCATGACCAAAGCCATAGCCCAAGTTTTTCCCCAAACAGTGCATCGATATTGTCTGTGGCACATTTTAAACAAATTTCCCGACAAATTGAGTCCTGTGATTTTCCGGGATCATTACCAAAGCATTAGAAATGTCATTGTACATTCAACAACAAGTGATGAATTTGAGGAGTCATGGAAAGTGGTTATGGAGTCTGCTGGCTTGGTCCAAGATGATTGGctgattttgatgtttgatttgaGACATAGGTGGGTGCCAACTTATTTCCTAAATGTATTCTCTGCAGGGATTTCAAGCAGTCAAAGATCAGAGAGTTCCCATGCCTTTTTCAAACGTTACATCTCTAACAAGAATGCATTGATGGATTTTATTGTTCGTTTTAATAAGGCACTTCGGAACCAGCGACACAATGAGTTAGTCGCAGATCATATTGATATGAATGAGCGCCCAAAAGTAATGTCAAATTGGCCAATGGAAACTCAAATGGTGAAAGTTTATACCAAAACGAAATGGTTGGAGTTTCAAAAAGAAGTAGGTGAGAGTCATCACTATTATGTGGAACAAGCATGTACTGAAATCGAGTTTTGGGTTTATCATGTAATGAATTTTCAAGCTTCTTCTTCATCGAAACCAAGGGTGCTTAAACATGACGTGCAGAGAAATGATGTATATTGTAGTTGCATGAAATTTCAGTTTGACGGCATTCCATGCAGGCATATGCTAGCATTTTTTCGTGTCAACCAGGTTTTCCACTTGCCTGATAAGTATATTTTGAAACGGTGGACCCAAGGCGCAAAAGTAGGAGCATTATTATCTCTGTCTGAGCTAAATGCAATAGATGATCCAGAGAGGTGTTTGATGTCAAGACATTGGAATTTATCTTTTAGATCTTCTGCTTTAGTGGATGCAGCATCTATGACTGAAGAGGGAACAAAATTCTTGCATGAACAATTTGATCATATTGACTGCAAaatgaaggagttgaatattTTCATACCATCAAGAAATGCAAGTGAAAACAGGAGATCCATGGATAAGGCCATTGCTATCATTGATCCTTGTGTAATAAGAACAAAGGGATGTGGGAAGAGATTGAAGTCATCAAAGGAGAAGGCAACCTCGAAGGGTAGACAGTGTCGTGGATGTGGACGTCGTGGTGTGTCGCATGACAAACGCAATTGCCCAAATTTGCTAGACAA GTCAAGCGCAAACAATGATAACGAAGATGACAGTTCAGATGAAGAAGATTTTTGA